The Moorena producens PAL-8-15-08-1 genomic interval AGACCTGCAAGTAGGGAAAAGTGCTTGATATTCATGGTGTTCACCCTTTAGCTATTTCTAAGTGTTTTGATGTAAGCTGATTTCTGTGTGATGTCTCTATCCTAAAAACAGGGAGGGTGAAACAACATGAGGCAATAGACCTGAATTCTTCTAGGACTTTAGTCCTGGGCTAGATCTGACCAATGGGTCTTGCATTACCTTTGATACATGGATTATGGTGACCAGATAAAAATACTAACGCTGTTGCCTCTCGATACCACTGGGATTTCTGTGCTCTTGGTCGAGCAGCATCTACATTTTGTCCGACAAGCTGACCGCTACTATGCCATGCAGAAGGGTGGGATTGTGGCATCAGGGGCAACTAGTTAACTGAGTCAGGATGTGATTCAGCAGTTTTTAGCGGTTTGAATCGGCATAGTTAAGGAGGAAACCGTTAAAAATCAAACAGGTCAAAGTATTACCCCACATAGTTTTCGGGGCGCTTTTCGCCCCGTCAGAGGTTATAGTCTTCGCTATTAACGCTGATCAATTGTTTTCAAGGCTTGGTCTATATCTTTGATTACTAGATCGCTATCTTCATAACCGATACTCAGTCTGATCAAGCTATCAGTAATTCCTATCTCTTGCTTTTCGGTGGGAGAGAGTTGGTAATAAGTAAAGACACTGCATTGTTCAACCATAGCATTGTTCGATCCAAAGTTGGTTCCCATAAACGGAACTCGTAAAGCATCCACAAATTTTGATGTTACTTCTCGATCAGCATCTAGTTCAAAGGATACTAATCCCCCATGTCCCATTAAATATTTTTTGGCTAAATAGCTGTGAGGATGACTCTCTAGACCAGTATAAAAAACTTTTTTCACTCGAGGATGCTCTTCCAGATATTTGGCGATTTTAATTCCAGCTTCATTGAAATGTTTCATTCTAATTTTCAGAGTATCCAAACTTCTATTCAACAGAAAAGCACAATGGGGATCGGCAATCCCTCCCATAATATTTCGGTAACTCCTAATTTGTTCGATTAGTTCTCGCGATCCAGCTACACTGCCTGCTAAAATATCCCCATGACCTCCGATATACTTGCTGCAACTATGAATGGTCAAATCTGCTCCAAACCTTTGGGGTTGAATATTATACGGTGTTGATAGGGTACTATCAACAATCAGTAAAGTATCAGTGCCGATCTGACTTTTTAGTGTAGCTAAATCAACTAAATACAAATGGGGGTTTGACGGCATTTCTACAAATACAATTTTGACATTGCTTTGATAGTG includes:
- a CDS encoding aminotransferase class I/II-fold pyridoxal phosphate-dependent enzyme, which produces MSKQKKETYNNSCITPIYQNAAYFFENTEQVIKYHQNQVSLGRYGRYDNPNWLEFESKIAALDNYEYALIFSSGMNAIVTTVFSFIEPNDILLYTGKCYRNIRKFFNLVLPKFGVKTLPIDQMIRDDFHRKIENHYQSNVKIVFVEMPSNPHLYLVDLATLKSQIGTDTLLIVDSTLSTPYNIQPQRFGADLTIHSCSKYIGGHGDILAGSVAGSRELIEQIRSYRNIMGGIADPHCAFLLNRSLDTLKIRMKHFNEAGIKIAKYLEEHPRVKKVFYTGLESHPHSYLAKKYLMGHGGLVSFELDADREVTSKFVDALRVPFMGTNFGSNNAMVEQCSVFTYYQLSPTEKQEIGITDSLIRLSIGYEDSDLVIKDIDQALKTIDQR